The sequence TCCCGATCCACAACCGGCCTTTCTTCCCGGCGCAGGTGCTGCCGGTGATCGTCAATGAAGAGCCGTGGGCCGAAACCCTGGAGCTGGTGAGCAAATCCGATCACCATTCCCTTGCCCTGTTTTTCATGGACACACCGCCGGAAGATCCACGGCATTTCGACACCTCCAGCCTGCCGCTGTACGGCACACTGGTGAAGGTCCATCACGCCAGCCGCGAGAACGGCAAACTGCAATTCGTCGCCCAGGGCCTGACGCGCGTACGGATCAAAACCTGGCTCAAGCACCACCGGCCACCGTACCTGGTGGAAGTCGAATACCCGCACCAGCCCACCGAGCCGACCGATGAGGTCAAGGCCTACGGCATGGCGCTGATCAACGCGATCAAAGAATTGTTGCCGCTGAACCCGCTGTACAGCGAAGAATTGAAGAACTACCTCAACCGCTTCAGCCCCAACGACCCATCCCCGCTGACCGATTTCGCCGCCGCGCTGACCTCGGCCACCGGTAACGAGTTGCAGGAAGTGCTGGACTGTGTGCCCATGCTCAAGCGCATGGAAAAAGTCCTGCCGATGCTGCGCAAGGAAGTCGAAGTCGCGCGCCTGCAAAAAGAAATATCTGCGGAAGTTAACCGCAAGATCGGCGAGCACCAGCGCGAGTTCTTCCTCAAGGAACAGCTCAAGGTCATCCAGCAAGAGCTGGGGTTGACCAAAGATGATCGCAGCGCCGATGTCGAACAATTCGAACAACGCCTGGTGGGCAAGGTGCTGCCGTCCCAGGCGCAAAAACGCATCAGCGAAGAAATGAACAAGCTGTCGATCCTGGAAACCGGCTCGCCGGAATACGCGGTCACGCGCAACTACCTGGATTGGGCCACCTCGGTGCCGTGGGGCGTGTATGGCGAGGACAAACTCGACCTCAAGCACGCCCGCAAGGTGCTCGACAAGCACCACGCTGGCCTGGACGACATCAAGAGCCGCATCCTCGAATTCCTCGCCGTCGGTGCCTATAAAGGCGAAGTCGCCGGTTCCATCGTGCTGCTGGTGGGCCCGCCGGGCGTAGGCAAAACCAGCGTCGGCAAGTCTATCGCCGAGTCCCTGGGCCGACCGTTCTACCGCTTCAGCGTCGGCGGCATGCGCGACGAGGCCGAGATCAAGGGCCACCGTCGTACCTACATCGGCGCCATGCCAGGCAAACTGGTGCAAGCGCTTAAAGATGTGGAAGTGATGAACCCGGTGATCATGCTCGACGAGATCGACAAGATGGGCCAGAGCTTCCAGGGCGACCCGGCTTCGGCCCTGCTGGAAACACTGGATCCGGAGCAGAACGTCGAATTCCTCGACCACTATCTGGATCTGCGCCTGGACCTGTCGAAAGTGCTGTTCGTATGCACCGCCAACACCCTGGATTCGATCCCGGGCCCGTTGCTGGACCGCATGGAAGTAATTCGCCTGTCGGGTTATATCACCGAAGAGAAAGTCGCCATTGCCAAGCGTCACCTGTGGCCCAAGCAACTGGACAAAGCCGGGGTATCGAAAACCAGCCTGAGCATCACCGACGGCGCCCTGCGCGCGTTGATCGACGGCTATGCCCGGGAGGCCGGGGTACGCCAGCTGGAGAAACAACTGGGCAAATTGGTGCGCAAGGCGGTCGTCAAGTTGCTGGATGAGCCGGACTCGGTGATCAAGATCGGCAACAAGGACCTGGAAAGCTCCTTAGGCATGCCGGTGTTCCGCAACGAGCAGGTCCTGTCGGGCACCGGTGTGATCACTGGCCTTGCCTGGACCAGCATGGGCGGCGCGACCTTACCTATCGAGGCGACGCGCATCCATACACTCAATCGTGGCTTCAAACTCACCGGGCAACTGGGCGATGTGATGAAGGAGTCCGCCGAGATTGCCTACAGCTACATCAGCTCCAACCTGAAGTCGTTTGGCGGTGATCCGAAGTTCTTCGACGAAGCCTTCGTGCACCTGCACGTACCGGAAGGCGCCACACCGAAAGACGGCCCAAGTGCCGGGGTGACTATGGCCAGTGCGCTGCTGTCGCTGGCACGTAACCAGCCGCCGAAAAAGGGTGTGGCCATGACCGGTGAACTGACGTTGACCGGGCATGTGCTGCCGATTGGCGGGGTTCGCGAAAAGGTGATCGCGGCGCGGCGGCAGAAGATTCACGAGCTGAT is a genomic window of Pseudomonas sp. ADAK18 containing:
- the lon gene encoding endopeptidase La produces the protein MSDQQEFPEDFTEYADPENAEHETSSNKGLALPGQNLPDKVYIIPIHNRPFFPAQVLPVIVNEEPWAETLELVSKSDHHSLALFFMDTPPEDPRHFDTSSLPLYGTLVKVHHASRENGKLQFVAQGLTRVRIKTWLKHHRPPYLVEVEYPHQPTEPTDEVKAYGMALINAIKELLPLNPLYSEELKNYLNRFSPNDPSPLTDFAAALTSATGNELQEVLDCVPMLKRMEKVLPMLRKEVEVARLQKEISAEVNRKIGEHQREFFLKEQLKVIQQELGLTKDDRSADVEQFEQRLVGKVLPSQAQKRISEEMNKLSILETGSPEYAVTRNYLDWATSVPWGVYGEDKLDLKHARKVLDKHHAGLDDIKSRILEFLAVGAYKGEVAGSIVLLVGPPGVGKTSVGKSIAESLGRPFYRFSVGGMRDEAEIKGHRRTYIGAMPGKLVQALKDVEVMNPVIMLDEIDKMGQSFQGDPASALLETLDPEQNVEFLDHYLDLRLDLSKVLFVCTANTLDSIPGPLLDRMEVIRLSGYITEEKVAIAKRHLWPKQLDKAGVSKTSLSITDGALRALIDGYAREAGVRQLEKQLGKLVRKAVVKLLDEPDSVIKIGNKDLESSLGMPVFRNEQVLSGTGVITGLAWTSMGGATLPIEATRIHTLNRGFKLTGQLGDVMKESAEIAYSYISSNLKSFGGDPKFFDEAFVHLHVPEGATPKDGPSAGVTMASALLSLARNQPPKKGVAMTGELTLTGHVLPIGGVREKVIAARRQKIHELILPEPNRGSFEELPEYLKEGMTVHFAKRFADVAKVLF